One window of the Poecilia reticulata strain Guanapo unplaced genomic scaffold, Guppy_female_1.0+MT scaffold_224, whole genome shotgun sequence genome contains the following:
- the LOC103460311 gene encoding gastrula zinc finger protein XlCGF49.1-like isoform X2, which yields MLKVVNEVELEKPENQEGKHHCCPHCGKIFSRACGLWRHQKIHRGEKPYSCGECGKTFSQAAHLKRHQNIHTAEQSFLCPLCGNSFTQRETLKLHLKHVHCRLQPYGCQDCGKRFSKRSNLKVHQLLHSGEKPHACEVCGKTFRDRSHLRNHRVTHSGEKPFWCEECGKMFTRPGSLRKHQRSHTRERPYCCDSRVNLKHGCSVDEMFCSEPKSKTS from the exons ATGCTCAAAGTAGTAAATGAGGTGGAGTTGGAG AAACCTGAGAACCAGGAGGGGAAACACCACTGCTGTCCCCACTGTGGGAAGATCTTCAGCAGAGCATGTGGCCTGTGGAGACACCAGAAGATCCACAGAGGAGAGAAGCCGTACAGCTGTGGTGAGTGTGGGAAAACGTTCAGCCAGGCGGCCCACCTGAAGMGGCACCAGAACATCCACACCGCTGAGCAGAGCTTCCTCTGCCCRCTGTGTGGGAACAGCTTCACCCAGAGGGAAACCTTAAAGCTGCACCTGAAGCATGTCCACTGCCGCCTGCAGCCCTACGGCTGTCAGGACTGCGGGAAACGTTTCTCCAAGCGCAGCAACCTCAAGGTCCACCAGCTGCTGCACAGCGGAGAAAAGCCACACGCATGTGAGGTCTGTGGGAAGACATTCAGGGACCGCAGCCACCTGAGGAACCACCGGGTCACCCACAGCGGGGAGAAACCCTTCTGGTGCGAGGAGTGTGGGAAGATGTTCACCCGGCCCGGTTCCCTGAGGAAACATCAGAGGAGCCACACCAGGGAGAGACCGTACTGCTGCGACAGCCGTGTCAACCTGAAACATGGATGTTCTGtagatgaaatgttttgttctgaGCCAAAGAGCAAAACATCCTGA
- the LOC103460311 gene encoding gastrula zinc finger protein XlCGF49.1-like isoform X1, whose amino-acid sequence MDPXNRNRSKRTGWVPLSGPTDPKKPENQEGKHHCCPHCGKIFSRACGLWRHQKIHRGEKPYSCGECGKTFSQAAHLKRHQNIHTAEQSFLCPLCGNSFTQRETLKLHLKHVHCRLQPYGCQDCGKRFSKRSNLKVHQLLHSGEKPHACEVCGKTFRDRSHLRNHRVTHSGEKPFWCEECGKMFTRPGSLRKHQRSHTRERPYCCDSRVNLKHGCSVDEMFCSEPKSKTS is encoded by the exons ATGGACCCGCMGAACCGGAACCGCTCCAAGAGAACCGGATGGGTCCCCCTCTCTGGTCCCACCGACccaaag AAACCTGAGAACCAGGAGGGGAAACACCACTGCTGTCCCCACTGTGGGAAGATCTTCAGCAGAGCATGTGGCCTGTGGAGACACCAGAAGATCCACAGAGGAGAGAAGCCGTACAGCTGTGGTGAGTGTGGGAAAACGTTCAGCCAGGCGGCCCACCTGAAGMGGCACCAGAACATCCACACCGCTGAGCAGAGCTTCCTCTGCCCRCTGTGTGGGAACAGCTTCACCCAGAGGGAAACCTTAAAGCTGCACCTGAAGCATGTCCACTGCCGCCTGCAGCC CTACGGCTGTCAGGACTGCGGGAAACGTTTCTCCAAGCGCAGCAACCTCAAGGTCCACCAGCTGCTGCACAGCGGAGAAAAGCCACACGCATGTGAGGTCTGTGGGAAGACATTCAGGGACCGCAGCCACCTGAGGAACCACCGGGTCACCCACAGCGGGGAGAAACCCTTCTGGTGCGAGGAGTGTGGGAAGATGTTCACCCGGCCCGGTTCCCTGAGGAAACATCAGAGGAGCCACACCAGGGAGAGACCGTACTGCTGCGACAGCCGTGTCAACCTGAAACATGGATGTTCTGtagatgaaatgttttgttctgaGCCAAAGAGCAAAACATCCTGA